In the genome of Chiroxiphia lanceolata isolate bChiLan1 chromosome 17, bChiLan1.pri, whole genome shotgun sequence, one region contains:
- the SGK2 gene encoding serine/threonine-protein kinase Sgk2 isoform X7, with protein MGSVGNEGSQHSLVVNCFACFRTQPPLVDVLPELIKHGRERIGQTIKASGSRLCSYAERVAFLMDRSRSPDKSTQPSTPTDNINLGPSANPNAKPTDFDFLKVIGKGSFGKVLLAKRKCDGTFYAVKVLHKKTILKKKEQNHIMAERNVLLKNVKHPFLVGLHYSFQTSEKLYFVLDYVNGGELFFHLQRERCFREPRARFYAAEVASAIGYLHSLNIIYRDLKPENILLDCQGHIVLTDFGLCKEGMEQEETTSTFCGTPEYLAPEVLKKQPYDRTVDWWCLGAVLYEMLFGLPPFYSRDVSQMYDNILHKPLHIQGTKTVAACDILQGLLHKEQKRRLGAKTDFLEIKNHVFFSPINWDDLYHKRITPPFNPNVAGPADLRHFDPEFTQEAISASITHTPDLAASSSSASDAFLGFSYAPTEEDI; from the exons ATGGGAAGTGTGGGAAATGAGGGGTCTCAGCACTCACTGGTCGTGAACTGCTTTGCATGCTTCAGGACTCAGCCTCCACTGGTAGATGTGCTCCCAG AACTCATCAAGCACGGTCGGGAGAGGATAGGGCAAACCATCAAGGCCTCcggctccaggctctgctcgtA TGCTGAACGAGTTGCTTTTTTAATGGATCGTTCCCGGAGCCCAGACAAAAGCACCCAG CCTTCAACACCAACTGACAACATCAACCTTGGACCTTCTGCTAACCCCAA TGCCAAGCCAACAGACTTTGACTTTCTGAAGGTTATTGGCAAAGGAAGCTTTGGAAAA GTTCTCCTGGCCAAACGCAAGTGTGATGGGACCTTTTATGCAGTGAAAGTCTTGCATAAGAAAACTATCCTCAAGAAAAAGGAG CAAAATCACATCATGGCGGAACGCAATGTGTTGCTGAAAAATGTCAAGCACCCCTTCCTTGTGGGACTCCATTATTCCTTCCAGACCTCAGAGAAGCTTTACTTTGTGCTTGACTATGTAAATGGAGGAGAG CTCTTCTTCCACTTGCAAAGGGAGCGCTGTTTCCGTGAACCCCGGGCCCGGTTCTATGCTGCAGAAGTTGCCAGTGCAATTGGGTACTTGCATTCCTTAAACATCATTTACAG AGACTTAAAACCTGAGAACATTCTCCTGGATTGCCAG GGACACATAGTATTGACAGACTTCGGACTGTGCAAAGAAGGAATGGAGCAAGAGGAGACAACTTCTACTTTTTGTGGCACTCCTGAG TACCTGGCTCCTGAGGTGCTAAAGAAGCAGCCCTATGACAGGACAGTAGACTGGTGGTGTCTAGGAGCTGTCCTCTATGAAATGCTGTTCGGACTG CCTCCTTTTTACAGCCGGGATGTGTCTCAGATGTATGACAACATTCTGCACAAGCCACTCCACATCCAAGGAACCAAGACGGTAGCAGCTTGTGACATCCTCCAGGGACTCCTCCACAAGGAGCAGAAGAGGAGGCTGGGTGCCAAAACAGACTTT CTTGAGATAAAGAACCATGTATTCTTCAGCCCAATAAACTGGGATGATTTGTACCACAAGAGGATTACCCCTCCATTCAACCCCAATGTG GCTGGTCCAGCTGATCTGCGACACTTTGATCCAGAGTTCACCCAAGAAGCAATCTCTGCCTCCATCACCCACACACCTGACCTagcagccagcagctccagtgcctcaGATGCATTTTTAGGATTTTCTTATGCACCAACTGAAGAGGACATCTAA
- the SGK2 gene encoding serine/threonine-protein kinase Sgk2 isoform X3, which translates to MGMWVTTARTVQGRGSCSCCAGKKTTHQARSGEDRANHQGLRLQALLVLALLFPSAERVAFLMDRSRSPDKSTQPSTPTDNINLGPSANPNAKPTDFDFLKVIGKGSFGKVLLAKRKCDGTFYAVKVLHKKTILKKKEQNHIMAERNVLLKNVKHPFLVGLHYSFQTSEKLYFVLDYVNGGELFFHLQRERCFREPRARFYAAEVASAIGYLHSLNIIYRDLKPENILLDCQGHIVLTDFGLCKEGMEQEETTSTFCGTPEYLAPEVLKKQPYDRTVDWWCLGAVLYEMLFGLPPFYSRDVSQMYDNILHKPLHIQGTKTVAACDILQGLLHKEQKRRLGAKTDFLEIKNHVFFSPINWDDLYHKRITPPFNPNVAGPADLRHFDPEFTQEAISASITHTPDLAASSSSASDAFLGFSYAPTEEDI; encoded by the exons ATGGGAATGTGGGTCACCACTGCCAGAACTGTGCAAGGGAGAGGGAGCTGCTcgtgctgtgctgggaagaaaAC AACTCATCAAGCACGGTCGGGAGAGGATAGGGCAAACCATCAAGGCCTCcggctccaggctctgctcgtA cttgctcttctttttccaaGTGCTGAACGAGTTGCTTTTTTAATGGATCGTTCCCGGAGCCCAGACAAAAGCACCCAG CCTTCAACACCAACTGACAACATCAACCTTGGACCTTCTGCTAACCCCAA TGCCAAGCCAACAGACTTTGACTTTCTGAAGGTTATTGGCAAAGGAAGCTTTGGAAAA GTTCTCCTGGCCAAACGCAAGTGTGATGGGACCTTTTATGCAGTGAAAGTCTTGCATAAGAAAACTATCCTCAAGAAAAAGGAG CAAAATCACATCATGGCGGAACGCAATGTGTTGCTGAAAAATGTCAAGCACCCCTTCCTTGTGGGACTCCATTATTCCTTCCAGACCTCAGAGAAGCTTTACTTTGTGCTTGACTATGTAAATGGAGGAGAG CTCTTCTTCCACTTGCAAAGGGAGCGCTGTTTCCGTGAACCCCGGGCCCGGTTCTATGCTGCAGAAGTTGCCAGTGCAATTGGGTACTTGCATTCCTTAAACATCATTTACAG AGACTTAAAACCTGAGAACATTCTCCTGGATTGCCAG GGACACATAGTATTGACAGACTTCGGACTGTGCAAAGAAGGAATGGAGCAAGAGGAGACAACTTCTACTTTTTGTGGCACTCCTGAG TACCTGGCTCCTGAGGTGCTAAAGAAGCAGCCCTATGACAGGACAGTAGACTGGTGGTGTCTAGGAGCTGTCCTCTATGAAATGCTGTTCGGACTG CCTCCTTTTTACAGCCGGGATGTGTCTCAGATGTATGACAACATTCTGCACAAGCCACTCCACATCCAAGGAACCAAGACGGTAGCAGCTTGTGACATCCTCCAGGGACTCCTCCACAAGGAGCAGAAGAGGAGGCTGGGTGCCAAAACAGACTTT CTTGAGATAAAGAACCATGTATTCTTCAGCCCAATAAACTGGGATGATTTGTACCACAAGAGGATTACCCCTCCATTCAACCCCAATGTG GCTGGTCCAGCTGATCTGCGACACTTTGATCCAGAGTTCACCCAAGAAGCAATCTCTGCCTCCATCACCCACACACCTGACCTagcagccagcagctccagtgcctcaGATGCATTTTTAGGATTTTCTTATGCACCAACTGAAGAGGACATCTAA
- the SGK2 gene encoding serine/threonine-protein kinase Sgk2 isoform X4: protein MFVAWMEPSSTALGKTKELIKHGRERIGQTIKASGSRLCSYAERVAFLMDRSRSPDKSTQPSTPTDNINLGPSANPNAKPTDFDFLKVIGKGSFGKVLLAKRKCDGTFYAVKVLHKKTILKKKEQNHIMAERNVLLKNVKHPFLVGLHYSFQTSEKLYFVLDYVNGGELFFHLQRERCFREPRARFYAAEVASAIGYLHSLNIIYRDLKPENILLDCQGHIVLTDFGLCKEGMEQEETTSTFCGTPEYLAPEVLKKQPYDRTVDWWCLGAVLYEMLFGLPPFYSRDVSQMYDNILHKPLHIQGTKTVAACDILQGLLHKEQKRRLGAKTDFLEIKNHVFFSPINWDDLYHKRITPPFNPNVAGPADLRHFDPEFTQEAISASITHTPDLAASSSSASDAFLGFSYAPTEEDI, encoded by the exons AACTCATCAAGCACGGTCGGGAGAGGATAGGGCAAACCATCAAGGCCTCcggctccaggctctgctcgtA TGCTGAACGAGTTGCTTTTTTAATGGATCGTTCCCGGAGCCCAGACAAAAGCACCCAG CCTTCAACACCAACTGACAACATCAACCTTGGACCTTCTGCTAACCCCAA TGCCAAGCCAACAGACTTTGACTTTCTGAAGGTTATTGGCAAAGGAAGCTTTGGAAAA GTTCTCCTGGCCAAACGCAAGTGTGATGGGACCTTTTATGCAGTGAAAGTCTTGCATAAGAAAACTATCCTCAAGAAAAAGGAG CAAAATCACATCATGGCGGAACGCAATGTGTTGCTGAAAAATGTCAAGCACCCCTTCCTTGTGGGACTCCATTATTCCTTCCAGACCTCAGAGAAGCTTTACTTTGTGCTTGACTATGTAAATGGAGGAGAG CTCTTCTTCCACTTGCAAAGGGAGCGCTGTTTCCGTGAACCCCGGGCCCGGTTCTATGCTGCAGAAGTTGCCAGTGCAATTGGGTACTTGCATTCCTTAAACATCATTTACAG AGACTTAAAACCTGAGAACATTCTCCTGGATTGCCAG GGACACATAGTATTGACAGACTTCGGACTGTGCAAAGAAGGAATGGAGCAAGAGGAGACAACTTCTACTTTTTGTGGCACTCCTGAG TACCTGGCTCCTGAGGTGCTAAAGAAGCAGCCCTATGACAGGACAGTAGACTGGTGGTGTCTAGGAGCTGTCCTCTATGAAATGCTGTTCGGACTG CCTCCTTTTTACAGCCGGGATGTGTCTCAGATGTATGACAACATTCTGCACAAGCCACTCCACATCCAAGGAACCAAGACGGTAGCAGCTTGTGACATCCTCCAGGGACTCCTCCACAAGGAGCAGAAGAGGAGGCTGGGTGCCAAAACAGACTTT CTTGAGATAAAGAACCATGTATTCTTCAGCCCAATAAACTGGGATGATTTGTACCACAAGAGGATTACCCCTCCATTCAACCCCAATGTG GCTGGTCCAGCTGATCTGCGACACTTTGATCCAGAGTTCACCCAAGAAGCAATCTCTGCCTCCATCACCCACACACCTGACCTagcagccagcagctccagtgcctcaGATGCATTTTTAGGATTTTCTTATGCACCAACTGAAGAGGACATCTAA
- the SGK2 gene encoding serine/threonine-protein kinase Sgk2 isoform X5: MGSLAAQEGGLGMIGGLCLLACRGTERERPQLALLFPSAERVAFLMDRSRSPDKSTQPSTPTDNINLGPSANPNAKPTDFDFLKVIGKGSFGKVLLAKRKCDGTFYAVKVLHKKTILKKKEQNHIMAERNVLLKNVKHPFLVGLHYSFQTSEKLYFVLDYVNGGELFFHLQRERCFREPRARFYAAEVASAIGYLHSLNIIYRDLKPENILLDCQGHIVLTDFGLCKEGMEQEETTSTFCGTPEYLAPEVLKKQPYDRTVDWWCLGAVLYEMLFGLPPFYSRDVSQMYDNILHKPLHIQGTKTVAACDILQGLLHKEQKRRLGAKTDFLEIKNHVFFSPINWDDLYHKRITPPFNPNVAGPADLRHFDPEFTQEAISASITHTPDLAASSSSASDAFLGFSYAPTEEDI; the protein is encoded by the exons ATGGGTAGCCTGGCTGCGCAGGAGGGGGGCTTGGGGATGATTGGCGGTCTGTGCCTGCTGGCGTGTaggggcacagagagggaacGCCCACAG cttgctcttctttttccaaGTGCTGAACGAGTTGCTTTTTTAATGGATCGTTCCCGGAGCCCAGACAAAAGCACCCAG CCTTCAACACCAACTGACAACATCAACCTTGGACCTTCTGCTAACCCCAA TGCCAAGCCAACAGACTTTGACTTTCTGAAGGTTATTGGCAAAGGAAGCTTTGGAAAA GTTCTCCTGGCCAAACGCAAGTGTGATGGGACCTTTTATGCAGTGAAAGTCTTGCATAAGAAAACTATCCTCAAGAAAAAGGAG CAAAATCACATCATGGCGGAACGCAATGTGTTGCTGAAAAATGTCAAGCACCCCTTCCTTGTGGGACTCCATTATTCCTTCCAGACCTCAGAGAAGCTTTACTTTGTGCTTGACTATGTAAATGGAGGAGAG CTCTTCTTCCACTTGCAAAGGGAGCGCTGTTTCCGTGAACCCCGGGCCCGGTTCTATGCTGCAGAAGTTGCCAGTGCAATTGGGTACTTGCATTCCTTAAACATCATTTACAG AGACTTAAAACCTGAGAACATTCTCCTGGATTGCCAG GGACACATAGTATTGACAGACTTCGGACTGTGCAAAGAAGGAATGGAGCAAGAGGAGACAACTTCTACTTTTTGTGGCACTCCTGAG TACCTGGCTCCTGAGGTGCTAAAGAAGCAGCCCTATGACAGGACAGTAGACTGGTGGTGTCTAGGAGCTGTCCTCTATGAAATGCTGTTCGGACTG CCTCCTTTTTACAGCCGGGATGTGTCTCAGATGTATGACAACATTCTGCACAAGCCACTCCACATCCAAGGAACCAAGACGGTAGCAGCTTGTGACATCCTCCAGGGACTCCTCCACAAGGAGCAGAAGAGGAGGCTGGGTGCCAAAACAGACTTT CTTGAGATAAAGAACCATGTATTCTTCAGCCCAATAAACTGGGATGATTTGTACCACAAGAGGATTACCCCTCCATTCAACCCCAATGTG GCTGGTCCAGCTGATCTGCGACACTTTGATCCAGAGTTCACCCAAGAAGCAATCTCTGCCTCCATCACCCACACACCTGACCTagcagccagcagctccagtgcctcaGATGCATTTTTAGGATTTTCTTATGCACCAACTGAAGAGGACATCTAA
- the SGK2 gene encoding serine/threonine-protein kinase Sgk2 isoform X6, with protein sequence MDRSRSPDKSTQPSTPTDNINLGPSANPNAKPTDFDFLKVIGKGSFGKVLLAKRKCDGTFYAVKVLHKKTILKKKEQNHIMAERNVLLKNVKHPFLVGLHYSFQTSEKLYFVLDYVNGGELFFHLQRERCFREPRARFYAAEVASAIGYLHSLNIIYRDLKPENILLDCQGHIVLTDFGLCKEGMEQEETTSTFCGTPEYLAPEVLKKQPYDRTVDWWCLGAVLYEMLFGLPPFYSRDVSQMYDNILHKPLHIQGTKTVAACDILQGLLHKEQKRRLGAKTDFLEIKNHVFFSPINWDDLYHKRITPPFNPNVAGPADLRHFDPEFTQEAISASITHTPDLAASSSSASDAFLGFSYAPTEEDI encoded by the exons ATGGATCGTTCCCGGAGCCCAGACAAAAGCACCCAG CCTTCAACACCAACTGACAACATCAACCTTGGACCTTCTGCTAACCCCAA TGCCAAGCCAACAGACTTTGACTTTCTGAAGGTTATTGGCAAAGGAAGCTTTGGAAAA GTTCTCCTGGCCAAACGCAAGTGTGATGGGACCTTTTATGCAGTGAAAGTCTTGCATAAGAAAACTATCCTCAAGAAAAAGGAG CAAAATCACATCATGGCGGAACGCAATGTGTTGCTGAAAAATGTCAAGCACCCCTTCCTTGTGGGACTCCATTATTCCTTCCAGACCTCAGAGAAGCTTTACTTTGTGCTTGACTATGTAAATGGAGGAGAG CTCTTCTTCCACTTGCAAAGGGAGCGCTGTTTCCGTGAACCCCGGGCCCGGTTCTATGCTGCAGAAGTTGCCAGTGCAATTGGGTACTTGCATTCCTTAAACATCATTTACAG AGACTTAAAACCTGAGAACATTCTCCTGGATTGCCAG GGACACATAGTATTGACAGACTTCGGACTGTGCAAAGAAGGAATGGAGCAAGAGGAGACAACTTCTACTTTTTGTGGCACTCCTGAG TACCTGGCTCCTGAGGTGCTAAAGAAGCAGCCCTATGACAGGACAGTAGACTGGTGGTGTCTAGGAGCTGTCCTCTATGAAATGCTGTTCGGACTG CCTCCTTTTTACAGCCGGGATGTGTCTCAGATGTATGACAACATTCTGCACAAGCCACTCCACATCCAAGGAACCAAGACGGTAGCAGCTTGTGACATCCTCCAGGGACTCCTCCACAAGGAGCAGAAGAGGAGGCTGGGTGCCAAAACAGACTTT CTTGAGATAAAGAACCATGTATTCTTCAGCCCAATAAACTGGGATGATTTGTACCACAAGAGGATTACCCCTCCATTCAACCCCAATGTG GCTGGTCCAGCTGATCTGCGACACTTTGATCCAGAGTTCACCCAAGAAGCAATCTCTGCCTCCATCACCCACACACCTGACCTagcagccagcagctccagtgcctcaGATGCATTTTTAGGATTTTCTTATGCACCAACTGAAGAGGACATCTAA